The following nucleotide sequence is from Diospyros lotus cultivar Yz01 chromosome 3, ASM1463336v1, whole genome shotgun sequence.
TTAGATCGTTCGTTGTTCTTTCTTCAAATGTTTGGTCCACAGCGTTTTCTTCCAACGCTGCTCTTCTCCATTGATCAGATCCTCCCCTTTAAACCCAATAACTCAGTTTCTGTGGAATGATGAAATTCTTCAAGTCAGGTTCTTGAGtcttttaaattcatttgtATGGTTTTTCTAATCTTACAACAACTTGATgatctcttaatttttttcaagttaGCTCTATTACTAATTAACATATATAGTCATTGCAATACTATCCCATACAAAGTATTACTAGAAGATAAGGTTTTTTACCAAaccaaaagaaggaaagataagggttttttttttcctgctaATCCCAGGTTACAAGAAATTAACATCTAAGGATAGGAGCCATGACATCGCTGAGCCTCATCATTTACTAAAGTCTAATTAAACTATTTGTGAAACTTAAAGACACATGAGAGAACTGAGGACCGTGATTAATTAACATTGCCATCCAGAGTCCTGCCAAGAGAAATGTTGTCCTCTAAACTGAGACTGAAAACAAATATCAGAGGCGGAGATAGGGTTTTGTTCATGAAAATTACCTGATAATCCTAACAAGTTTGTCATGTCccaatttccaaaaatacccagGAAGCTGTTGGAATTAATTTCTCCATCTGAAACTGCAGGGTTTCTCTGGATATCAGAGCCTGTAATGTCCAAAAATCTTTTAGCCATGCCTGCAGTGGCTAATCGGCGAGGGCTTGGTTCTTCAACACATTCGGGTATCGGCTTCATTTGTTGAAGGCTTCTGATGATCAATTTCTCTCTTGTCCTCTCCCTTGCCCTAGCTCTTGCCTTGGCCCTGGACTCTTTTGCGTCAGGATTATATGCTGATTTTCTCGGCTTTCTGTTGTTTCGCTTACCTTTCGATGTTACAACCTTTGGGTTCTCTTCTGATGAGAAATTGTTGAACTCACCGGCATGATAACAGTAATTTGGTCGCGTCCTAGTGAGTTCTGTGATGGCGGATTTTGATTTGGAGAAGAGCCAATCTATTGTTTTGCTTGCTTTATCAAAGCCCAACATCTCCTGCAGGTCAAAGAACTTCCGGGCAATCTGAACAGACAATCTCATTCTCCGATCTCTCAGACCGCCGGCCGTGTAAATCTTGCTGTGGCGATCAGACTTTCTAGTTCTCTTTCTAGGGTTAGGGTTAAGGTTGTTTGCTCTTTTCTTTACAGCTGCCTTTCTAGCCACCTCGGCGCTCTTGTTAATGGCCTGCTGGTTTGAAGTTTCCATAATAGTCTCATTCTCATCATCAGCTATGATCTCTTTATCTTGTTGGGGCACAAAGTGATGACCCAACAGCGAATCGCTGATGTCCAGAAATGGGGAAGGAGAGTAGTGCAAAAACATCATAGGAGGCGGCTCTTCTTCTTGTCTTGTGCAAGGCATTCTGAACAAGTCAATTTCATTGCCATAGGAGAAATAGTTGTCACTACTGCAACTGCCTGAATGAAGCATAATCTTTAGTTTCAGCTGATGGCACTAATGGAATTGATACTGTTCCTTCCAAACTGGGTGTATGACAATAAGCAAGTATATGAGTTCTGGCACAAGATCAGTTGGTCCTCTTTTTACTAATTCATCACATGGCAAAGCGTACTGTTTTTTTCTTGCTGGGCCCTATCAAGAGATTGAaaaagacgagagagagagagtttcaGGCAAACAGTTTACATTGGCACCTCATGGGGGAGCAGGTGAAGAGTGATACAACAATACCCATAATTGAACAGAGAATCAATACTGGATTTGGAGCAgtaagtaaatttttatttatttgaagtGCATTAAGTGcttttcatttataaaaaaaaaatatgcaaattaattattataatacatTATTCTTAAATAGAAATTAACATTACATAATTTTTAGGCAGAGATTCAGAAGCAGCTGGTTTTTGAACTTAAATCACaactctatatatattatagccCTTAATTTGTAAAGAttgtatgcaaaaaaaaaaaaaagcatcaaTATTACGGTTTAGGGtttacattatttatatatgagaaaaataatatagCATTGCTACttaattttacaattaaaatttaaaatgcattaTTTGGAAGTGGGTTGTGTAGATTAACAGTTCGAATGTGGTGAGGCGGGATGCCAGCACAAACTTTGAACAGTACTGGAAGGCAATGACAATAAtgcttttacattttttttttttctttctgcaaGTAAAATCCATTTTAATGCTTTTACGTTAACTAGTGTATGTATGGATCTAGCCCACCCTCTCGCTATTTTTGTTGGTTATAGACataagagacaaaaaaatacACCACTTAATTAGGTAAGGGAATGAACGGATTGGGTGAAAAAACACATTCATAAGGAATCATGTTAAGAGAAGTCTAAGGGAGGGATCAAAAAGACCCCATTGCGGTTAAGGGAGTCCGCATTCAAAGGGCAAAGAAAATCATCTGAAATGCTTTTGCAAAGACGACTTAATTAGTATTATAAGGAACCAAATGGAGTGGCACAACCGACAAACAAACCACAATAGTCCAATAATAGACAATGATCCcaataaacaaacaataaaaaagaacttatataaaccctaaaataaataagttaggCTCAACCATTTACCATTTACCATGAAACTtaaacaaaaataggaaaacaaACCCATCACAATATTTACCACGCTTAAACTAATAAGTTAAAGGTCTATGGAAACCCTAGAAGAAGGGCAATTATTGAGGGGGAGTGCATTCACATTTGTCTACTTTTCCTTGTGGGAGATATACCCTCTCCCTCCGTACCCATATGCGTCTCTTTCACCTCAAAagttctcttttctctctctctctctctctctctctcaaagttGTAAGCATCTCCCACCGTCCCCCTGCCCTTTCTTTCATTAGCTAGACTAGATCTTGACGTAAAACTAATTATTCAAAACTTGAGAGAAACTGGGCAATGATCTTGCGCACAGAAGCCCTGCTAGCTACTTTCTAATGTATTAAGACTAAGGTTGTCAATTCCGTTTCAGATTTTTCATTAGAATGAGATATTTTGGTATcggaataattatatatatgtgtatatatatataacacttaatagttaatatataaatagtatattttcagaaaaagaaaagaaattataatgaTAGTTTCATAAGAATCATAAcatcatcataaaatttaaattaaaataataaaaaagaagatcaCAAAATTcaagttgaaaattaaaatgaaagtaCAAAGTGAAAGTGTGAAATACCTCACTACAATTCAGGTTCACATAATATGGTAAGTACTTTTGTCATAACATACACtacaaatgaatttaaaaaatgagtCCATACTCCACAACAAGCACTACAAATGAAACAAGAATTATTTGCCCGCATGGGCATCtcagttggtcaagaagggggCACAAAGTGCTTTCCGTGGTGAATCTTAGACCAAGATCAATGATCGAGTCTTGCAAGCGACAGTGTGGGAGTACCTCTCTCTAAAGTGaggggggctccttgtgcgcggTGAGCCCGAGTCTAACCACTGCGTTTGGCTGGGTCACCATGATTAAGCTCTCCCACGTTCTATCGGGCCGGGTGTGGAGGACGCCCGgggtgagcgatttcaccttttaaaCCAATGAAACAAGAATTATTTTGCTCAAATtccaacataaaaaataaagatcttGATCACcgacaatataaaaataagaaacattaCCAATAACagtattgattttttaatacataacaATATTATAGGTTACTTTGAGTCTTGACTCAAAATTCGTCACtaccaacaaaaaaaataaggatCTTGTTCTTGTGGGGGATTAAATGTAGTATTATCTCTAAAGATATTAACACCCATATAACCCCCCCAATTTTGAGTTGGAACAggttcatcttcatcttctaaaTTTAATGAAACAAACGGTGCTTCAACAGTATCCCAACTCAAATCTTTTCTATCAAGAAAGTCAAGCTCTCTTTAGAAATCCATTCATCCAACAATTCAATATTTTCAATGCTTATGGGATCCAAATACTCTTTTGTTTTACTCAAATTCCTGTAAATAAAAGATTGGACTGTTATTTCTATGATTatattgagaaataaataatatattttgcacaatgatcttttctttttttacttttctcaAAGCTTGAGATTATAACGAACAAAGACTAGGTCATTCAATCTCTTATGCTCTCTATTTCGTCTTTTagaatgaataaattaaaaaatgctcCAATTCCTTCCGTATGCAGTCGCACTACAACATTGGCCAAGTACTCAGATGCAACCTTTTGAAGTTTTGAAGTGTCATTCCTAAATTGTTCCCACCATGCAACTAAAAGGAAATAagttaaataacaaaaataagcaATTACATAATATGACTGTATCAAAATTTAGTAATAACAAatatactataaataaaaatgagcaataaacaaaaaatattacttagatttaatttttctcattGGTGAACCACTAGGGACATACCAAAATCACCCTGTTGAATCCTTACATTCCTCAAGATGCCCACTACTAATTGTATCTTGCACATCCAAGTCAAAATCCAATCTAGTGATAGTGGTTGAGTAACCCTCGAGTCACTTCCTTTTGCTTAGTAAAGAAAGGCCTAAAGTAAATTGCAACATTAAGAAAGCAACCCGCTACATGTAATAGCCTATTACAttaatcactacaaaaaattggCTTTTAGCTATAGAAAAAATACGTCGCTAAATGCCTAAAATTCCATCACCAAGTAATTAGCGACAAAATTAGCGACCGACTTTAATCCATAGCTTGAGTAGACATTGCTAAATAGGTTATAGAATCGATCacattttgattttgttgtgtCATAAGTAAAGGCCATTAAAAGTCCAAGAGCCCAAAACAATCAATATTTTGAGCTGAGAGGCATAAATTTTCCATACACGTgcaccgggggggggggggggagggtcCACACAAATGTGCAAACTAAATAACTTTAACattcgattttattttttgtaaatacagattatataaatcaaaaaaCAACACCAAAGCGACAACAGATAAGGCCAGGGTAAAACTTAAACCACAAAAAGTTCATGGGGAACAGAAAAGTAATCACCCTCAGGACCAAATCAaatgaaaccaaaataaaataaagaaaaatatatataatggttaGAAGACAAATGCCAGATACATCCAAACTGTAAAGAGCTACCCTTTAGAGCATGAGCGCAAAAGGTATTGGCACCAAACTTGAAATCACACGATCCAAACAACCATCCTCCAAGAAAACTCGCGAGCAACAAGTCCTCATGGGAAAATGACTAAGCCCTTAAGAGTCTCCAGATGTGACAAAGGGAGTGACTTTCCAAAGACGACCTGAAACAAACAGTCGCCATACGGGTCCAAACAACACACTATATCTGATGCGCTAACTAAGGAACATATTTCTCTGATCTCGATAACATCTGTTGTTGCGCTCCTTCCATATAAAATACACCATAGCATGCAACACCACTTTATTAGCCACTTATTAGGGGCTCTTTCCActctgtaatacccgagaatggattgaggatataaacggtatttaatgaaggacataaatggaatttgccgaaaaatgagactatagggtacactaacgcagttTTGGACGACCAAATTAGTTAGAGGAAGTACCCCGAActctagatagccaaggaaaatggtatagtaccgatgagtgatttaaattatgatttttagtgatgaaagcaattggatcgggaacagttttcagtacaacaaaaatacagctgTCGATTAGGTCataataccgaattgttatagatgacGTCCAAAACGTTAATGGAGtatgtcaaggactagtattctaTTTATataacaacccttaagtggttccAGGTTAaatcgagtggatttaaggtcaaaacgatcaatcgggactaagtgcaattttctaaatttgcccgagggaggtcaaaacgttaattttttgaaagtttcaagggagaaatgagaagtaataATCTTGAGGATCTTAGTGATGGTactagaaagatcaggggtttGAGGacaagggccaaaatgcaaaagaaagtttttaaggggctaaagtgcaatttttgaaaatctgccaaagcatggcaaATCTGGCCGCGGATTTGGCTAGAAAATCCAGAGATTTGGGCAGCAAATCtcatcagggcatggccaaggacggtctaggaggcgtgggggagaacttttggccaaaaattggccacgtgggggtcggttttagcctataaatagccaagggttttggccgaatttggagcatcaaattgctcggttttgagggcgaatcgagggaagccaatagGGGGTTTTGATCCTTAAGGTGAGGGGAGAATTTCTGGTAAGTTTGGtgaatttttgaggtgttttgAGGGTATTTCGAGGGCTGATTGGAAAAGAGAGGCGGATCGCCGCGCCGCGCCTGTAAATGCCTAATCGGAGGCTTTTTCAGGTGGCCTTTCAGCCTGAAACCGGTGGCATCAGGATCGAATTGAGATGGGCTTTCGATCAGTGTAGGAAAATCTAGCATCGGAGCATCGCCGGCTACcggaaaaaggaagaagatgaccaGCGCGTGACTGTCACGCGCCAACCAAACCCTCCAACCCACTCGCTCGCACGTGGGGGCGCGTGCCACATAggtaatttctgatttttttttccaaaattcttagaaaattattttatgtatatttatgtaaaaatatttgagaaaatagttgtgtagataattattttggattattagtgataaaaataggagaaaatgagaaaatgtgtgaaaaattaagtaaaaaattatattttatggttattggATGATTAGGGTACCTTGCGGCTTAAGGTGAGGTGACTCGTGCAAAGTTCGaggtgggcacgcaaatcgaggcgtaccgcgcttttcaagaagaatttgaattgctcctaaaggtgagtggttctaccagaaaaaacttgtttgtggcatgtgaatggtttattgtgagtgttcatcTCCATGGCTAGGTTCATTGATGGTTTTACAAATGATTATTTACTCCTGGATTAAATTTCGTATAGTAAATTgtatacattgagatgttgattttatgtcatgcatgttatgattttcggcattggcatgttatgtgttgtccatgtgggacgtgggttgtaatCCTGTGACGTAGCCCTCGAGTGGCAGCACTCAGGATAcatgccaaggattaatgctatgtgacccacttgggacgggggcTGAGATGGATTTCACTCTACgatactcaagtggcggggctgagagtggacaccaccccggttgttggctcaagtggcggggctgagagtggacaccaccccaggttcctttgagcaatagcattaataccgaggtgtcgtCGATTCCGGgtatagtgctgatgtgatactcttggggctagggttgcgttggattttggaattgcttttgagtaggagcgtaatgcctaacaatgacaatggggtgattcctgagttcatatgtcgaggttgtccctcttaagcaggattggtttgccaatgggtcgatgtggtcatgtcgcctttagagagattgcagtTTCCCCAATTAAGGCTAaatgctgtgtgggattctcttaggttggGGTATGTCATGATTTGTCggatttatatatgattttgcatatattcatgaaaatgtttttgaactctcacttagatgattcagcatctaacttggactatgtccctggaatattcaaacattccaagtgaaagcagtggcgccaagggaaaggatgtcatcgagatgtagctgccatgtttagttttcgtaggtttttgtctataatTACGATGTttagaggttatgtaatattttgatattttcatgtaaaaCATCGATGTggttatttaattgtaaaaggaatttgtcagttatatatcatcgaggtttcgatcttgcttccgctgatgtgattgataatacctgtcttagtctatgaattttttaaattttgatatgctaagaaggtataattgggattgtcgagaaatgattatgatgagggtatgtatatcgagagacttatgttgtgtgtatgatgttggaaaaaaaaaatattcccgaaatctcgaggtaatgctcgTTTTGGgaaga
It contains:
- the LOC127797868 gene encoding transcription factor TCP18-like encodes the protein MLHSGSCSSDNYFSYGNEIDLFRMPCTRQEEEPPPMMFLHYSPSPFLDISDSLLGHHFVPQQDKEIIADDENETIMETSNQQAINKSAEVARKAAVKKRANNLNPNPRKRTRKSDRHSKIYTAGGLRDRRMRLSVQIARKFFDLQEMLGFDKASKTIDWLFSKSKSAITELTRTRPNYCYHAGEFNNFSSEENPKVVTSKGKRNNRKPRKSAYNPDAKESRAKARARARERTREKLIIRSLQQMKPIPECVEEPSPRRLATAGMAKRFLDITGSDIQRNPAVSDGEINSNSFLGIFGNWDMTNLLGLSGNFHEQNPISASDICFQSQFRGQHFSWQDSGWQC